Genomic DNA from Fusarium keratoplasticum isolate Fu6.1 chromosome 2, whole genome shotgun sequence:
TGCCGGTTTTCACTTCCTGGCACATCAGAGATTGAGCGACCGTGGCATGTTGGAGCAGATCCTAGGTTATATGCAAGAGGTGGTGCACCAAAACAATGACCCAATCGCAAAAAGGGTGGTCACTCTTCTTCGACATCTCCTCGCGATCGAGGAAGATGCAGCATCTGGTGGCAGGTACAATGTCACCCTAGTCACTGAAcccaagaaggaagaggaccTCGGGTGCCGAGTCAAGttgagcgacgacgacaccatcaTGGATATCTATATCCCTCACTTCTGTGTCATCAGAATCGAACCCCAAGGTTCTGAAAAGGGGCTACAACCAACCTTCGCCGTGAGCGGAAATGAAGCGGCAGCGAAGGAAAGCCAGCCGGCTACTACGACAGATGCTTGGCAAGATCTATCGCTAGCTCAACCTGCTCCTCTGCCTGAAAACGAAAATGGAGGCAAGGGCCATAATACTGAGGAGCTCCCTGTGGACTCTATCATAGACTGGGAGTTTGGGAACTTGGACATGTCTTTTCTGGATAACATTGTGGAGGGGGCTGTGGGATTAGAGACTTGACGTTGCCGATCTATCGAAAAACTAGACATTTTGGATTACTCAACCCGAGATTCAATATCGAGTGCATATTCAACATTTGTAGTGGTTGCAAAAAACTTCACTCGTATTCTTGGTAATTGTTACATTgtgttttttttatatagttaaagcccggccctttgatgggataactgagccagaagaccgttGGCAATTGTTACATACTGTCAGCACGCACGTGTGCCAACCGATGTCAACTCTTCAACTACATTACACGCCAAGTGCGCACTCATAGAGAGATTTGAAGTTGGATGTCGGGTTTGACTAAGTGATGATTAACTCCTTGGAACGGCCATCGTTGGAGGCCTTCGAGTTGGACACGGTCGCCCcgtttctcctccttggctgtGTTGCGTCGCTGCCTTGGCGGCCGACTTGCATGTGCATGTAAAAATGTTAAGGAGATACTTATTCAAATGTTTGTGCTTTCACCCAGTTGAGAGACGCATTGTTCTTTGCTATTCGCCACTTCTTGGGGCGGAGTTCTCGGCACCGAGTGTAACCGACAGTCGGCAATCCCGTGATGCATCTCTTGCCACTGCCAGGTAACCCGTTTACGTATACCTCGGCtttgggcatcaaggagtTGGTTGTGTCTTCTTTTCATGTGTGCTGAGTGGCAGACTGGCCGCCTGGAACAGGCCACATTACGGTACCCTCGGAGGTCCCGGAGTGCTGAGCCAAGCACGAGTCGTACGTCGTCATTCCGGCCTCCAACACGCCACTTCCACCTCCCCAGCTCACACAAGATTGGTCCAATTGTTATCATGAGTTCCTGATTCGGCAGCGTTTATTATCGATGAAGTGGTGATTTCGTTGTGAAAGCCATCCTTAAACGTTTGGCTAGGTGCAACTGCAACTGAACTGCGACTTTCCATAACCGCGAGTCTCACAATGACAGAAGGACACTCGGCGGTTTCATGCGTTTATTTTTCCACTTACGAAACTTGCCTAGAATTGCCCATATCGAGGTCCTTACCTACATAGTTGGCCTTGCATTTGATAGGAGCCAGCAGACAGTTCCCAGTCTTCAGAGGCACCGCCCGCAGTTAAAGATTGCGATTAAACAAAGCTCATTTTGAAGCGATACAAAAGAACTCGTCTTTTTATACGGTTTGGCTGCTTTAGTGATTCCAGGCATGAGCGGCACTTGTGGTTCTTTATAGGTTATGTTGGACTCAAGTAAAACTTGTGCATTAAGGTGTTTATAGTATCAGGAAGTTATAAAGAAAACTATAGAAGTCTATCTAACTCATCAAAGAGCTCTATTCGTCTGCTGAACAGCAGAGGAGTGGTCATGTTGCCAAGGTTGCGGACCAATCATGCTCGGTTCAGTACCAGGACACAAGTCGCCAACGCCTCCAATGACATGGGAGCGCCAGGCCAATCAAGAAGTTTCTTGGACGGCCTGACAGCTTGGGCACCAAAAGGCCTGTCACGAGgccatgctgctgctgctgccaatgACCTGGGCTACGCTGGTCCTCTTTGTTGTTGACCCGGCACAGTGAGGCCCCCACGGAATACACTATCACCTGATGCTAGTGCAGCCTAACTTTTATTGACTCAACAGCCATTTCGAGTCAATAGGGCTGGGTTACGGTCAGTAGTGTGACTCACTGGCATCCTTCGACACTTGTTTGAAGCACAGCTTCGTCTCAGAGTAGGGCGTGGGTGAGGCTTCAAGATTATTGCGAAAATATCTAAGACTAGCGGGAGCCTTCTGATGATCACCAGCCAACAGATTAGCAGATGTCTAGCAAGGCGAGACAGTTGAACTGCTGCAGTGAAGCTATCGACGCTAGTGGTTGCAAGGGTGTCCGGCCTCGGTGTCACACAAAATAACGAAATGATCTGGCTGTGGTCGGCTGCCATGTGTTCCAAGACATTTTGAGCCCTCAGTCAGGTGATTCGCTGACAGGCTTTCGTGGATGGCTTGGCACATTGATTGTGTGGCTTGCTCAAGTTTGAGGAACAACCTCTGGTGGCGAACCATTTGTTTGCCTCATCTCAAAATTGACGACGAAATAGATTAGGGGCACGGCAGAGCTCAAAGAACTACGCAAACAAAAATAGTCTACACGTGACTCTCAGGTTGTATGAATGCTCAGCCTCGCGTCTCTGTTTGGTTCTGAACACTTCTGATGACGCCCTTGGATATTCGTCATGCTGTACGACTGAAGGTTCAGGGCGCACATGGAAGGATCCAGAACACACTTTCTATTTCGAAGGCGACCGTAAATGAGATTGGACGAGATTCTTTGATCTGAAACGGATACGCGTAGCATTGTGGCTTAGAGTTTCGAGTACGGTTCATGCGCATGCCAATGGAGATCGGCACTCTTGGCTGTGGTGTTGGATTCTTCACTCAACCGTCACCCAACCTCATTCTGATGCGACTCTACAGTCtaataatagaggaaatAATGACAGCTTCAAAAAAACATACGTTACCACTAGCTGGTGTGTATCGAGGTGTTGATGGTCAGGTAGGCGCTGTGGCTTGGAGAGAGACGAGCTGATCAGGTCCTTTTGGCCCAATTGGGAGGCAGATCGGTTCTTTACCGGACATTGCCGTAGCTATAAAGAGCTGTCTTGGTCTAGGTAACTGGCTACGGTCAAACAGGGCTGGCTCCCTGGCTGGCCTTGGAGTAGGTCAAATCGCCTGTGGGTTAGGTTGCGATAGCAACGTCTCGTCTGCGTATGCCGGCGTATAAAGGCATATCGGTTTAAGAAAAGAACGCTGAATACGCTAATTTGCCGAAATTTCGCTAATAAGGCGCCTGACCGCCGTAGAAGTTGCGGTGAGGGCTAGTCGGGCACAAGGCGCAGCGTGGCCGTAGGCGTCTGCATGGCGAGGATGCTAGTGTTCTGCTGCATTTCTTGTGCTTCAGTAATAATTCACACCTTTTAACGGTTTAAAGTTCCCTTCGTGAAGTTGGGAGTTCCTCTGACGAGGAACAGATCCACGGGGGGCAAGAGAGTGAACATTGAGTGAATGTTTCATGCCGCTGCTTGATCTAGGGAACATCCCTGATCTCTCGATGAAACAGGGCTGGCTTGGTGAGCTGTCAGATGCTAGCGTCCTTTGCCGATCCGGTAGCCCTGGTCCATACTGGCTGGACCGCCCATGGCCCTGTGTGTGCGCGACAGAACCCTGAAGAGTGGCGTGGTCTGCCTTGGACTTTGGTGCAGGACTCTGCATAGCTGCCTAACGATCCTGACGGAAAACGGCCTAGTGGAACAGGCCGATTGGTGTTTGACAAACCTCAAAGCAGGTTGCGTCACCGGCGACGCTTGACTCGGGCCAGCTGGGTTGCCCTAGAAGTAGTGTTTGGGTCTTGGAGGACCAATGATGGAAATATTTAGAAAATGCCATGTTAGAAGATGTTAAGAGGTACATACTTCGTGGTGTTCTGGCCGTTTTCCTGTATCAACCTCGGAATTCGCACGTGAAGTTGTTCTGCAAGCCATCTCACCAGACTCTATTTCTGGCTTGCCATCTCCCCGAGCTTACAAACTCTGGGGAATCGAGGTATAAATAGAGAAATACCACTAAGCACCTCACAGAGGTAAAATCTGCTCGTGCTTACTCTTGGCGATTGGAGAACGGTAGACGGCATTCTGCCTCCGTTCTTCACGGCCATGAAGATGACCCGTTTCAACTCATTTCACGCCCGTTTGATTAGCCGGCAAGGCACCCGCCCACTATCCACCTACTGGTAAGGCATGAATAGATTCACATTGCTTGTGGCCAGGCACCACCGATCTCCTGTTTCAGATAGATGGTCATCAATGCGGAGTCAACCGATCCCATTGCTTGAACATCACCGAAATCGGATGTCATCCGTGCCGTGTGATTGAAGCATGAACTTGAAGCAAATAAAGCAGGGGAGCTTAGATATGCTATTTATCAATTCCCATGTCGTCCCAGACATCCGCCCAGACGTCCCCAAACGGCAATGAGGATGACACACTCGACAGAAGCGTCCAGAACTTTAATAAGCGGGTAAGCAGGACTTAAAGCCGGACTTGCCGAGCATGAAACATTACGGCTACTTACTCTTGGTATGGATATTGAAGAAGATTCACGACTGCGGCCATGACTGCTCGTGAGCTTCTGTCGACATTCCACATGCGTGAGCATTTGTCACCCCTCCATCCCCAAACCAGAGGCGCAGCCAGCCTTCGTCATTCTCGGCCATAGCTGCTTACGTGGAAGATCCCCGGATTCTTGTATTTACCGAAGCCGTGGAACCATACCCTACACGGTATATCTTTGCGAGCGAGTAGGATGCCTCTACCGGGACTTGAAGGCCCCCCCAGTAACTGCTCAATAAGCTGCACACCTGTGTTTTTCTCGTCAGCACAAGTGTATCTGCAATGGGTGGTATTCCGCGCATCTTGAAGGGTGCAGGGGGAGCATGCTTGACAGGAAGAATGTGGATTTGAGGCCTGTGATGCTATGACTCCCATACCACACATGGTAGAGACGTGCATGATGAAGTCGGCTGTTTTGAAAGATGGTGTTTACTGTTCTCCAATAGGTAGCCTGGCACTTGGCTGCAATGCGCGCAGTGCCACGTATCCATGCCCTTGGCCGATGAAGACGCCTACCCTCGGTTAGTCGCCAGGACTTGAACTATATACCTTGGATTTCATCATGTTGTCTTGTTGTCGGTGCTCTTGATGTGCTTGGCGCTGATCTGTTGTGTTGCTATTGAATTCTTGCCGGCGTCATGGGGCTTGACATGAGGCCCCCTGTGCGTCACCATTTACGGCCCGTTCTGGACTCGGCGAGAAGGACGTCACGAAGTTCGAATTTGCTTCTAGTTGATGTTTTCTCTTATCAGTCATTTGCGGTCCTTAGACCTTGGTCTTTTGAGCGAGGATTGTGCCAGTTAAATAAACATGGATCATTAAAGTGGAAGACAGGGGTAAGCGTAAGCTAGAGATGCGTCAGATCCTACGTACCGAGCACAGTCCAAATACCAGTAAATCAGTAGAGAAGGCAAAAAGGGACGCAAGCAGTGCAAGGGAGACTGCTTGCTAGATAAAGTCAATCCTTAACAGTCGAAAACACTTCAGCCGCGGGCGGCAATAATGCGCCCCACCCTTGTTAGGCTGTGTCGCCCGTGTGGTTGCCTCACACCTGTGGCATACCCAAGGAGGCTGTGGACTGTGGACACCCAGCCATCCCAACTTCgacttctcatcatcacttcGGCGCTTAGATCCTGACTCAACCGGCCTCAAGAGCACCTTTCTATGTCAATCTATCGCTTGAGAGCCACTCCAGACAATCCCATCGTCACTCCATGCGCGAGACCAGCCGTCGAAGCTCCTTCATCGATGATTTCTTCCAGCACTCTGAATTTGCAGCCTAGTCGAGGCTCCCCCCCGCACCACTGGGATGACCTCAGGCAATGGTTACGCGGCGTTATTCACGTACTGAAAATATTCGAACATGCCTTCGACTCATCCAGCAATTTCTGGCCTTCTAAAAGCAGGGGCAAGCTGGTGGCGACATCCAGTGCAGATCCTTTCCTCGTTGCAAAGACCTTGACGATAGCTACGCGCGCTACGCACTACTGCCTGGACGACTTTTGCATAGACCAAGACTCTGTGAGGCCTCTGCAGAATACACATCGGCAGGCGAGGCCTTGGCTCCCACTGACACCTATCTGGGAGTCTGATTCTCTTCAATGTCCTTTCCCCAAGGGCCATCTCCTACAGACCATACGCCGCTTTTTCAACCCTTtgcattcttcttctttgtttAACAGCTTCTCTCGACGGGCTTCTCACTGGTTCTATGGGCTACAGGTCACAGAAAACAGGTACTCAACGGATGCTTTGGTTCATGCTCGATCGGATAAATACCCAAAAACAAGCAGCCACAGGGGGGTTACCTCTGACGATTCTATGTGCATCGAGGTTTCTACCCCGTATTTTCAACAAGAAAAGACATGCAATGTGGTCTTGAACCTTGACAGTTCATCTCAAGCGTTGAATCCGTCGGGTCAACTAGGCCCTAGCTGCTCGCAATGTAGTTCCTTTGTCAGACAGAACAGAGAGGATCCATGTATCCACGGACCATGTACCACCTTTGAAGATGCAAATTATATCTTGCAAGTGGTTGGGTTGAACGGACACGAGAAAACGATCAGAAACTGTTTACACAAGTTCAAAGGGTATGTGCGGCTGGAACAAAAGCCTTGGGCTTTTTTAACGAAAGAGAAGGGTCTCATTACCACTAACCGAAAACTTGGCAGTAGTAACGGCGAGCCGGGAGACAACGCAGGTTCCATCAAGAGGGTAGAAGACGTCAGTTCAAGAGCTCCAGCGGACGGTGAAGCCTCACAGAAGCCACCAAAAAGGCAGAGACACAATGACCACCAAAGTTCTCACTACGACGAAGGCACGGATGGGCCAGCCAAGGCAttcaagaaaagaaaacaagaatcgagagaaaaagaagaggtcGACTCCGACGAGTTTGGCGAAGCAAGCGGCAAGATAAAGAACGGCAGGAAAAGaaatgaagaagaggagtcAGGAAGGAGGAAATTCGCTTGTCCGTTCTACAAGTACGATCGGCAGGCATTCATGAGTTCACGAACATGCGTTGGGCCTGGCTGGGACAGCGTTCACAGAGTCAAGTCAGTATAAGCTAAGTTCTACAATACCTCCAAGTGCTAACCATTTATTGACAGGGAGCATATCTTTCGCCGACATATGTTGTCAAGCACTCAATGCGAGAATTGCCTTGAACAGTTTGAAACTCGTCCTGTGCTTGACGAGCATCGTCAGAATCCATGTCGGAAGAAACCACCATCGGGATCTTATGGCATCAACAAAGAACAAGAGAAGCAGTTAAGGAGCAGAAAGATGTATCAGAAATctcttgacgaggaagagaagtGGCGTGCGATATATAAGATCATCTTTCCAGGCGAGAAAAACATTCCTAGCCCATGTAGGACGCTTGCCATCCCCAATTTGAAGCCAAAACTAATGTTGTTCTAGACTATGAACCAGAGGTGCCGGAATTTCCGGATATTTATCAACAGATGTTGATAGAAGAGCTACCTGAAATCGTTACCAGACGGTTGACAGCGCTGGACTCAGGGCTGGTAGAGCACATCAAAGCGAATGCGATGGCAAACCGGCAAGGCTCCACCGAGCAAGATGGCAGAAAACCAAATGAAGGACTTGACTTGATGGGCTCAACTCAGGCCTCGGTAGGTTCACAGCTGGAACAACATATCCAAGATGCGGTGAAGGCTGCAGTGAAAGAGATGCTCTCGCAGGTGCCTGTGTCAAAGGAGCCCAACACGGGGCCGCAAATCAATGTTAAAAGCCCCAAGGAAGAACcgaatggatggatgaaaaAGGAGGAACAAGCGCAATTTGAAAAGCCAACTCAGCTGGAAAGCAACCTGCTGCAACTCCCAGGCATGGTCGGAACTGAGTTGAAGCTTGACACGCAAACTCTGTATCCGACACCTAGGAGCTTGACATTCAGTCGTTCTCCAGAAGTGCCATTGGCGGCTGTGGAGCAAAACCTGCCTAACCCAACCTTTTTGGAACAGGCTCCCCAGGAAACTGGCTTTTATTCTCTTTTCAACGAGAATCATTCAGGCAATGTCCTTGAGCACATCCCTGGAGTAAGCTCGTTTCCAGAGCTCGATAGCCTTGCCAGCAATACCTGGGAGAACTTGGGCGACAACAGCACTAGCCTGACAGTGCCAGTGTACACCTCCGCAGGCCCAAACTTGAGCCTAAATGCCTCTGGGCCAGCAAgtcatcaaagccaagagcTCTTGTCGGCCCAGGGGCCCGAGCCGGAAAGCTTTGCGCTTGGGCCCTGGGAGTTTTCACCGGCACCAGCTATACAATCTGTTGACTCGGGGTACGGGACTATTATTGGTCCTCCAACTAGCAACAGCTTTGAAGATTGGGGGGATCTCGATGATCAGTTTACTGAAAGTTTTATCTAAGATGAGCACTGGAGACGTCAATCTCAAgtgtgatggaggagggatGGGTCTGTCATTTTGATCGACCTAGAGGATGAAGCAGGATCCATCTatggtgatgaagaaaagACTTGATGGATATATGGGGGATTATTGACATAcgaggaaagaagaaaggacTATCATTCAGGCGGCGCGTCGGGAGAGAGGTCTCTTTAGGCGTCTGCATTTTCCCAAATTGAGAAGTCCCCTTTCTTTTGCGCCACTTTCCTAAGGACACCTCTCTTTTGTGTTTGGAACATGGTGCTGTCGGCTCAACTAAGATAAAGAAGCCCAAAGACCGCCAAAGCCATTCTTGTTGGCATTCGGAACATAATGAAATTTAGTCTCTAGAATCATGATGCTCGATAGCGGGCATCCCCAAGGTTACGCGGTTGCCCCTGAAAATGTGAGCCAGATGTTTTGTCCTCCAGTGAGGTGTTTTCTTCCGATAGAGAGAGCTGTCCATCCTTCGTAGAATATCACTTCGCCCAAAATGTGAGAGAAGGACTGCCCGGCGGGGCCGAGCCTCGGGCCCCGAGGGGACCGGCCGAACATGCTGACCCGGCGGACAAGTCTCAGGTTTTTAGCACCGAGTCCGTGGAAAGCCCGTGGACCATCCTCTTGACGACGAAAACAAACAGGAGCTGTGAAGGGGTGGTTATTGGTGCGGTCTGGGGAGAGGATGTGCTCTGGCCAACCGTACACCGATTATCTCCGCTGTGGGTCAGGTGAATTCCCCGACGACGGCATATTCTAACCCTGAAGACCGATGTTTCATTATAAGCCGCGTTATTTGGCGGAGCTTTTAAGGACGACATGGAACGTTGGAAGGATTGATTTTGATGTGTGTATGTATCTTTTATTCATTTGGTCAAGATGAAGTTACAGGAGCTGAGtttatatcttagctttGTCAAGATCATTACGACATTCACCTTTCGACTCGCCATTCAACGAGTACAATCCGTCATCCACAAACATACCTATCGAGCATCACCAAACCCGCGCAATGTGGTAGTTGTCGGAGGTTCCTTTGCGGGATCCTATCTCGTACAACGACTCGCCAACACACTTCCCTCCGGGTATCGAGTTGTTCTTCTCGAGAAACAGTCTCACTTTAACCATGCATTTGCGTTTCCCAGGAACTCGGTCTTTTCGGGGCGAGAGTCAAAGGCATTTATTCCGTATGATAACATTGCCGATGGTGCGCCGGAAGGCATCTTCCAGCGTGTCTGCGACGAGGCTCTTGAAGTTACGGATACAGACATCGAAATGGCCAGTGGTAATCGACTGAGCTACGATTATCTCGTCATCGCCACAGGAGCTGCTCAGCCACCACCCGCACGTCTCAAATCGCGTGATCGAGAAGGGTGCATCACGGAACTGCAGGGATTTCAACAACGAATCAGCAAGGCCGAGCGCATCGCGGTTGTTGGCGGGGGTGCAGTGGGCGTTGAGCTTATCACTGAGATTAGAGAAAAGTATCCCGATAAGCATTTGACACTCATACATTCAAGGGATCAACTTTTGCCGAGATTTGGTGCGAAGCTGCATGAGCTTGTCCTTTCTACTCTCCGCGCCAAGGACATCGAGGTGCTGTTGAAAGAACGACCTGTTTTGCCGCCTCAGTCTGGTCAGGCTGTGAAGGAAACTCAAATCGCGCTTTCTAGCGGCGAGAAGAGAATTTGGGACCTGATTGTACGTTGATACACATCTCGTGCTGTAATGTTGAGGGTTACAAACTGACTGCGGATTGTAGATTCCCTGTACTGGCCTGCGACCTCGGTCTGAGCTCCTGGCTGCATTTTCACCAAAGAGCATTGCCTCAACCGGCGAAATACTTGTCAAGCCCACTCTTCAAGTTGCCCATCTACCATCTTCCAAAGACAACATTTTCGCCATCGGTGACGTGGCTCAGTCCGGAGGTGCCAAACAAGGTcgagcagccttgatgcaATCTGAAGTTGTGACAAGCAACATTGTCAGCCTGATAAAGAACAAGACTCGCATGGAAGAGTACAAGCCGATTTACTTTGAGGGTGCTTTGAATCTCACCATGGGAAAGGTATGCTGCCCACCCTAGACTTTAGGAATGCGTCACTAACCTTGAGGAACCAGGATACTATGCTAATGTATATACAACGGGGAGACTTTGAGTGGGTTAAGAAGATGAAAGggcatgaagatgaggatgttggtgCGGCAAAGCAGTGGAAGATGCTTCACGCGAAGGAGATGGCTTGAGATCAAGAGAGCCAGAAATATCCCATAGATTTATCTCATTAATAGAACTCACCTACTCGAAACCTCCACTGAGATTACAGTCTCCGCATTCTCTCCAGATTTATCCTGCCCTATTTCCTGTAGGTTGTGGTGAGCCATTTTCTCTGACGAACTTGTCAAATTCACTTTATGAAATGGGCATAATAGAAGGCCTCGCATGGATAGAATGATCCTATTCGCTAGTAAGGTGGTAATCCGCTGTCAGTGATGCAGAGGTGCTGGTCTTGGTGTATCATCCCGGCCGCGGGACACGGAGGTTTCCCCACTTGACGGTCCGGGCTCCGCCAGGTAcaactcggcctcggcaCGAAGAGCAACTAACAAGGTTAAACTGACGGACGAAATGACGGAAATGATTTCCCATTGGCCGTTTACGCTTCGTGTCATTGATAATCTTTGATGATGCTTGGTCGCTGGCTGGATGCATCTTTGGTGTTGCATTTTAGAGTCACGTCGCGATGGCTTGACAAAGCAGGGATGAGGTCATACTCACACATCACTCAACCTAACGCGCCGCTCATATGAATCCAGCTGCATGTTTATATGTTTCAATGTCTGGTCGAAAGTGTGTAGAGCCAAGCCACAAGCTCGATTCGCACTCTTACTTGTTGTCCAAACTCCCAGTGTTGATGCATTCAAGGCAATGCCAGACCGGCAGTATGGATCCACCGCCGCCACAACggaggaagccaagggcGAATGAGCAGGACTACATCTCGCCTCCTAACCGAGTAAGCGGAAATTAGAGCGGAAGGGCCGGTGACTGCCCTGGGGTCATCTCAGTTGGCGGCCCGGAGAGTGGTGGATCACTCGGTCCGACGGCCGGGAGGAGTCCGATAATCAGGATTGACCCTGCGTGTTGCCGAGAAATCCATCAAATGATAGCATATTAAACTTGTCTGCGAATCTTTTggaagatggatgccaaTCCATCGACTTGTCAATATTTCCAATCACTGCCATGGCGTCCACCGACATC
This window encodes:
- a CDS encoding Pyr-redox-2 domain-containing protein, producing MKLQELSLYLSFVKIITTFTFRLAIQRVQSVIHKHTYRASPNPRNVVVVGGSFAGSYLVQRLANTLPSGYRVVLLEKQSHFNHAFAFPRNSVFSGRESKAFIPYDNIADGAPEGIFQRVCDEALEVTDTDIEMASGNRLSYDYLVIATGAAQPPPARLKSRDREGCITELQGFQQRISKAERIAVVGGGAVGVELITEIREKYPDKHLTLIHSRDQLLPRFGAKLHELVLSTLRAKDIEVLLKERPVLPPQSGQAVKETQIALSSGEKRIWDLIIPCTGLRPRSELLAAFSPKSIASTGEILVKPTLQVAHLPSSKDNIFAIGDVAQSGGAKQGRAALMQSEVVTSNIVSLIKNKTRMEEYKPIYFEGALNLTMGKDTMLMYIQRGDFEWVKKMKGHEDEDVGAAKQWKMLHAKEMA